The DNA sequence TGTCTGTTGCTGTGGATTGACATGCAAATGAAGTTGGATTTGGAGGAAGCACTGATTGTGAATTATTTATTGTTTAATTTTTGTTTTCAATGTCCTGTTTGCCGACCCTGTTCATCTGCCCGAGCCGCACTGCAGCACCCAGGTGTGCTTGCGACCATCGTCATTGAAAAATCCGAAAGCTTCGGTCATCTTCAGACCAGGGACTTTCAGCAGGTATATGGTGCCGTCCACCCGGCCTTCGGTGGTTTCGAAGGCCGGTATTTTCACCTGATCCAGCACCGTGTAAAAGGTGGGGCTTTTCTTGAAAGCGCTGATCCACTGGGTTTCTCTGGTTTTGAGGTCCTGCTGGTTTTTTCCGGGCAGGTAATGCAGTTCCCGGCTGATGCAGGCACGGGTGTACCCGTTGGAGACCGCCACCTCTTTCAGTTGCTCAAAGTAGGCCTTGACCGTTCCACTCTGGTACATCTTGCTGCCCGATTCTGGAGCCACGCTCTGGTAGGTGAAGGGGAAATTGACTTTGCCCTGCGCTGCAACATACACGGTGGTGGGCTGCAGCAAATGAATGTACTCAGAGGACTGGGCAAAAGCAGAAGTGCCCAGCAACACCCCGAAAATCATCACACACCCAGCAGAAATTGAACGTTTGTTAAACATGGAAGATCCTTTCTGGATCACCCGAAGCGGTTTTGCTGTTTGCTGCCTTGCGCTCTTGCATGGAACGTGTTCAACAGGCGGTTTTGTGGCAGTTTTGCTTCGGATGATGCCCTGTCTTCAGGGTAAGAAAGCTCAATGTTCAATGCATGCAGTCAATGAACATAAAGAAGCCTCCTGTGGATGAAGCAGCTTCTTGCCTGCATCTGCCCTTCATCCAACGTTCTAGGCAGAACAACTTGACACTTTGCCCAAATTGCAGATAATGAAAATAACGAAGGAAATGAAAGAAGCGTTCAACCGTTGAGCCTCCCGCCCGAAACCCCGCTCCCAACTTCACTTCCCAGCAGCAATGTGCAGGCCCAGGCCTGAGTTGCCCGGGAACGGTCGGGCAGATCAGAAAGGACATCCAGATGTTCAAAAAAACCCTCACCAAACCAGATGGTCGCACCCTGTGGCTGTATGGGTCGCAGGACTTCCAGCATGCAGAAGCGGTCAGTCCCAGCAACGAGCCCGTGGAAGCCAACCCGCACATGCGCTACCATCCGCTGCGTCAGGAATGGGTGCTGTACGCCAGCCACCGCCAGAACCGCACCTTCATGCCCCCCCCAGAGTACAACCCCCTGGCCCCCACCCGGGACCCTGAAAACCCCACCGAATTGCCCCAGGGCAGTTATGACATTGCAGTGTTTCAGAACCGGTTTCCCAGCATGGCCCTCACCTCCCACAACCCACCTGCCCTGGACGGCATCCTGACCGAGGCTGCCAACGGAACCTGTGAAGTGGTGGTGTTCACCCAGGACGCAAATACGCTGCTGTCCAGCCTGCCTGTGGAACACATCGAACTGCTCTTGCAGGTGTGGGCAGACCGCACCACAGAACTGGGCAACCAGGAAAACATTCAGTACGTGCTGCCGTTTGAAAACAAAGGGGTGGAGGTGGGTGTGACCCTGCACCACCCGCACGGTCAGATTTACGCTTACCCTTTCATTCCTCCGGTGCAGCAAAAAGCCCTGGATGCGGCCAGACGGTACCACCAGGAAAACAACCAGAACATCGGAGAGGCCCTGGTGCAAACCGAGTTGCAGGAAAAAGGCCGTCTGGTGCATGAAGGGAAACACTCCATCTCTTTCATTCCCCCTTTCGCCCGCTACCCTTACGAAACCTGGGTGATGCCCACGGTGCCCGCGCCTTACCTGTCCAGCCTCTCTGCAGAAGCCAGACTGGACTTTGCACACACCCTGAAAGACACCCTGTACCGCCTGGACCACCTGTTCAGTGGACCCATGCCTTACCTGATGACCATCCACCAGGCTCCCACCGATGGGCAGGCTCACCCTGAATGGCCCCTGCGCATTGAAATCTACCCTGCCCTGCGGGCCGAGAAACGCCTGAAGTTCCTGGCGGGCACCGAACTGGGCGCTGGCATTTTCGCAAACGACACCCTTCCCGAACAAACAGCAGAAAAACTGCGTCAGGTCCAGGTGAATGCATGAGTTTTCAGGAGATTTTCGGCCATCAACCCACCCTCGTTCGCAGCGCACCCGGACGGGTCAATTTGCTGGGAGAGCACACCGATTACAATGGCGGTTTTGTGCTGCCCACCGCCATTCCGCAGGAAACCACCGTGTCCATCTCGGTGAGCGAAGACGGTCTGGACCACATCTACAGCGCAGACCTTCAGGAACGCCAGGACCTCTCCAGAAACGGTCAGCCTGAAGGCTTTGCCAAATACGTGCAGGGCAGCGTGCGGGTGCTGGAACGCAAGGCCAGCATTCCCCCCCTGAACATCCATGTCTCCTCCAACGTCCCGATGGGCGCAGGGCTTTCTTCCAGCGCAGCCCTGGAAGTGGCCGTGATCCGGGCCATCAACGATCTGCTGGACCTGGGACTGAATGGGGTGGACATTGCCCTGCTGGCCCAGCAGGCCGAGCACCAGTTTGCAGGGGTGATGTGCGGCATCATGGACCAGATGGCGTCCAGCGTGGCCAGCACCCGTGAAATGCTCTTGCTGGACACCCTCACCCTGGACCGCAAGCTCATTCCGCTGCCTGCTGGGTTTGAGGTGCTGGTGCTGGACAGCGGAGCCAAACGCCGCCTGGCTGAAAGCGGCTACAACACCCGCCGTGCTGAGTGCGAAAAAGCCTGCGAAATCCTGGGCATCGCCAGCCTGCGGGACGCCCAGCTGTCTGATGTGGACCGCCTTCCTGATCCCCTGAACAAACGGGCCAGACACGTCATCACCGAGAATGCCAGGGTGCAGGAAGCCCTGACCGCCACTGCAGAGCGTTTTGGCGAACTCATGAACCTCTCCCATGCCAGCATGCGCGACGACTATGAAGCATCCCATGTGCAGGTGGATGCCCTGGTGGAGCGCCTGCAGGCCCATCAGGATGTGCTGGGGGCCAGGATCACCGGGGCAGGCTGGGGTGGATGTTGCGTGGCCCTGGTCAAAGCTGGCACGGCAAAACAGGTGGCTGCAGATGTGCTGCAGGGCTTCAATGCGGCTGGTGGCGAGGGCCGTCTGGTGGTTCCCGAGTAAACCCCCAGGTGGGAAGTCAAAGGCAGCTTTTCTGGCTGCCTTTTTGTGCTTTTGTGTTTTTTGTGGTCTTTTACAGACCGATGTTCTATTGGGCTTCCCGGCCTGCCCTCAGGGTCTGGCGCAGGGCCGCGCCCAATTGTCTGGGACGCACCCATTTTTCAGGCACCTGCAGCATGTTCAGGGAACGCAGGCACGCTTGCAGCAGCAGTGCAGGCAGTTCACCACCAGCAGCATGGCGGTAAGCTTTTTGCAGCACAGCAGTGAAAGCTTCGGTTTTGAGCAGCAGGCGGTCCAGACCGGGATCCCCTGTTTCGTGCAGGCGGTAACAGAACAGATGTTCCCTGGCCAGGCTGAGGGCCAGCGCATGGTCCTGACAGGCCAGAGGGTCCAGTTCCTGCTGGGTTTCCAGCCATTGCTGGTACAGGCGGTCCAGCAGTGCACTTTCGCGTCCAGAGCGCCTGCTGTGTTCACGGGCGGTCAGGTACAGGTCGTGGGTGCTGTCCAGCAGAAGCTGGGCGGTTTCTGGGTGTCGGGCAAGGTGAAAGCGGGCTTCCCTGAGGTTTTGCAGCGCAAGGCGGCAGGCATCCTGGATGCAGCCCTCGGTGTAGGCATCTGAAGCGGATGGTTGCATGGTTCCCCCTGGCATTCAATTGGGCATTGGGCTGTTTGTAAATGGGCTGTTGCAGAAAAGGGGTGCAGGATGCAGGGCAAGTGGCTGCAAATAAACAACAGCGTGCAAAATGTGTCGCTGATGTGCACATTGTAACGAATTTGTAGCAAAAAGTGCATCCCTCAGGGATCACCCCATGCGGCCTTCAGGGAAATCCTTGGGCAGCCGGGGTGCAAACCCTGCTTGCGCCTCACAAACAACTTTCAGAACACGAAAATTCGGGCAGTGCTTTTCAGCACTGCCCTTGCCCCTAACGTCTTGCCTTCTAAAGTTGTGACGCGTTCCCCTGTGACTGAACGTTCCCTCGCTCAGTCCTCCGTAGTGTAAAGGTTGGTGTGCACAATGTCAAGCTTTTTCTGCATTTTGTAAATTTTTTCTTTGACATCTTGCAGAATTCTTCCAAAGTTTTAGAAATTATGCCAGTGTAATGCGCATTTTGTTCCAAAAATTTTTTACATTCTGCACTATAGCCTTTCAACTGAGCGGTATGACACAATGGACACAAATATGCTGCTGGATGACCAACTGTTTACCGTGCTGCTGACAGCCATTTCGGAGCACCGGTTGCCCCCCGGGACCCGGCTGCCCGAAGAAACCCTGTCCAGAATTTTCAAAGTCAGCCGGGAGCGGATGCGCAAAGTGTTGCTGCGCCTCAGTGAAACCCGTTGTGTGCAACTGACCCCCAATGTGGGGGCCAGGGTGGCAGCCCCCACCCTCAAAGAAGTGGAAGACATCTTCCAGGCCCGCACCCTGATCGAGTGTGAAACGGCAGCCCTGGCCTGCCAGAACCGCACTGCGGCCCAGCTGGAACTGCTGGAAAAGCACCTGCAGCAGGAAGCCGCAGCACGCAAAGCCCAGCACCTCCCGGAACAGGTCCGGCTGACCGGCCTCTTTCATGTGCGCATTGCTGAAATGGCCGCCAACAGCATGCTGGTGCGTTTCGTCACCGAACTGGTCTGGCACACTGCCCTGGCCGTCTCCATGTACGAACTGACCGGCGACACCGAATGCACCGAAATGGAGCACAGCGATTTGCTGGCGGCCATCAAAACCCGCAACGCCCCGGAGGCCGTGGCCATCATGCGGGAGCACCTGCAGCACGTGCAGGGAAGCCTCACCGACCGCCCCAGGGTGTTTGAACGGGTGGATTTGCACAGCATCCTCTCTCCGCTGGCTGTTCTTTCGCCGCAGTAACCTCAGCCCACCAAAACAACAAACAACAAAACCACCCTCGGATTGTTCTGAGGGTGGTCAGGGCTTCTGGGTTTCTGGATGGGTCAGTGGGTCAGTGGGCGCTTTCTGGCCCCAAACAGACGGGTGTACCAGGGCTCAGGAGCAGACTGCACTTCGGGTTTGAAGGCAGGTCTGGGGGTGGCCACCTCTCGCACTTCTTTCTTCCAGCGGTATCCCACCACAGCGTAGCCCTGGGCTTCCAGACCGTCCAGAATTTCATCGGCACGCAGGGAATCTTTCTGGATGTGGATTCTCAGGGAGAAATCTCCCAGGGCGGCGTAGGGAATGCATTCAAAAGTTTCATCGGATTTCAGAAGGGACTGGATGGACTGGGGATCGAAAGTACCGGTGGCTTCTAGAATAAGCATGATGCCCTCCTCTACCCTGGTGTGGGGTTGATGGCTGTGTGAGACGGAGGATTTTTTGCGGATGCTGGCGAAGTTGTTCGCCTTGAAATCAGGATAAACCATGGACCCGCAAAGTCCAATCGGAAAACCATCGGAGGTCCGGACCTCACATCGGGTTTTCCGATCCAAAGTGGACATCTAAGGTAAATAGCGGATGGAATGCGTCTTGGTGCTGGTTTACACTGTTGACATGAAACTGTCTCAGCTCAGGGCCCTGATCGCGATTGCAGACTCTGGAAGCTTCTCGGAAGCCGCACTGGAACTCGGCATGTCGCAATCCTCGATCAGCGAAGCCCTGTCGGCCCTGGAAACCCACCTGCAAAGCTCCCTTGTGGAACGGGGCCGTTTTGGTGCCCGCCTGACCCCACTGGGGGAACAGGTGGTGATTCATGCGCGTTCGGCCCTGGCTGCCATTGACAGCATCGAGCAGGAGGTTTCTTTTTCACGCGGATCCATTCAGGGCATCCTGAAGATCTCCACCTTTCGCAGCATCGCCAGCCAGCTCATTCCTCCGGTGATGGCCCAGTTGAAACAGCAGCATCCCAAACTGCAACTGGAACTGCTGGAGTGCATCATCTGTGAAAAAGAGGATTTGCTGAGGCCCATTTACGACGGAACTGCAGATCTGGCTTTCCTGCCCCACTGTGAGAGCTCTGAATTCATGTCCTGGGAGATCATGGAAGATCCCTACATGGTGCTGGTTCCAGACGCCCTGGTGCAGGGAGACCGGATTCACCCGGCAGATCTGCTGAACCAGCCCCTGATTGTTTCCAAAGGTGGAGACTGCACCAACCGCATCATGCAGTACCTCTCAGACCACCAGATTGCCCCCACCGAGGTGATCAAGGTCCACGACGATTTCACCATGTACAACATGGTCGCCCAGAACCTGGGGATGTGCCTCAGCCCCAGACTGGCCATTGATTATGTGCCCAGAGGGGCCACCATGCTTCCCCTCGCCAGCCCCCTGCACCGTTACATCAACCTTGCGGTGCGGCAGGGCGGGCTGCGCACCCCTGCAGTGCGTCACTTCATTCGGGAACTGAAGAACCTCTTGCCAGACAGCAAGCTCCCCCATCTGGATCTGGTGCCCGAATTGCCCCGGGAAACCCAGTTTTGAAGGCCCTGTAAGCCCTTTCCAAAGATCAAGGCACAAAACTTTCAGCCCCTTGTGATGCCCATCAGGGCATTCTGGCAGGGGGCTGATACCATGAAATTGTGAGACAGGTCATGGTTGTTGCAGATCACATCCGCTTTGAGGGGGAGCTGCTGCCGCAGAAACGCTGGGAGGAGTTTGATCTGCTGTATGGCTGCCTGGAACACCTGCCCGACAAACCTGAAGAACACATCCTGCTGCTGGGGGTCAGGTGCTTTTACGCTCCAGGGGTGGTTGCTGAGAAGCCCTACATGTTCATCCATCGGGATTCCATCCGGACTTTGCAGGACCTGAACAGTCTGGAATGAAACCTGCCGGGGAACCTTGGAGAACACAAAAATCCCCGGCGCTCAGGCCAGGGATGACAGTTTCTGGTTTTCAGGGCAGCTGAAATCAGAGCGGAGGAATCAGCACTTCCTGGGGGTTGTGGTCGTACACCCTGATTTCTCCGCCAAAGACCTCCCAGTAACCCTGGGACACAAAGCGCATCACGTCCAGGGGGAGCCTCCAGCCGTGGGTGATGGCGTAGTGCTCCAGTGCGGAAAGGGCACTGGGGGCCTGGATGATGGTCATGAGGTTGTTCTCGATGATGTAGTACAGCTGCATCTTTAACCTGCTTTTCTGGAAATGGACGGCATGGCGCATTGCAAAATGGCACATAGCAAAGCCGGAAGGTGGGAAAACTGCAAAGCAACTCCATGCATTGCACGGGCAAAAAAGCCCTGGTGGCCAAACACAGCAGTTTGATGGTTCACAGGCATCATGTCCTCTCGGATCCGGTCGGGTCTTGGTGTCTGGGGCGACGGGATTCTGACATCTGGGTTCTGACAGGAGCAGGGCATCAAGGGGGTGGGAACCAACAAGCGTGATCCAGACACTGTCCTCATTTTACAGTTTTTGGGGGTGAAAACAAATCGGTGCATTTGTAATGCATGTTTCGGTCACATGGTTCTGGACGCTTTCACGTTCTGACCTGCGCAGCATGTCTGCCTGCAAAAGAAGCCACGTGCTGCCAGGAGATCACCCATGAACCCTGCATCTGCATGCGAAAAAGCTCCAGCACCTGTCCTCTGGCTTCTCTGGGCTGCAAGGGCAAAAGGTATTCTTCTGTCGGAGGGGTGCGGCGGCGCACCAGCGAAATGCCGGGTTGCCAGGGGTTGATGGTGCGGAAACTGAAGGGTTCGCTGGGACTGAATTCACAATGGATGGAGACCAGCGAGGACGACACCATCCACAGCTGGGTTTTCAGGTGCATCAATTCAAAGTTCTGTTCACCGTCTGCATTGCGGGTGGCGTCCCAGTGCAACTGGGTGCCGTTCAACCAGCGCAGGTCTCCCAGGTGCAATGAAACCGGATCAAAGTCCAGCATGCCCAGTTCCAGACGCTGGATCAGGGCACCGCAAGGCACGCAGGCCCGAAAGGGGCCTTTCAGCAGGATGTGAGGAGGAGCAGTCAGGTGGGAGAGGTCTTCCTGTTGCAGCAGGGCTTTGCGGGCGTCCACAATCATCTGGGTGGTTTCAGGGTCAAGCCGCAGGGTCACAGCGTAAGCAGAGGGTTCAGCCATGTTGCATCTCCTCGCTGACGATGCAGTTGCGGCCTGCAGCCTTGGCCTGGTACAGGTGTTCATCGGCCTGCATCAGCACCTGATCGATGCTCTCCAGGGTGGTGTTGGAGCACACCCCGAAACTCATGGTGATGCTGCGCTCTGGCATGATGCTGTTCCAGGGGTAATCTTGCAGACTTTTCTGGATGCGGGCGCACACCATTCTGGCCCCTGAGGTGTCTGCTCCGGGAAGCAGCATCACGAACTCCTCGCCACCATAACGGGCCACCAGATCGCTGCCTCGCCTGTCCTGCCTGAGGATTTCCGAGACGATCTTGAGCACCAGATCGCCGGTTTTGTGGGAGTACGTGTCGTTGACGCTCTTGAAGTGATCGATGTCCATCAGCACCACACTGAAGTGCTCACAGGTGCGTTGCACCCGGGCGTATTCCCGTTCAAACTGCGTGAAGAACAGGCGGCGGTTGGGCAGTCCGGTCAGGGGATCGGTGTTGGCCAGCCGCTCGAATTCCTCGGCCTGTCGTTCCAGACGTTCGTAGAGCATCTGGCGCTCCTCGTTCAAAGCAGAGAGTTTGCGGTAGGCGCTTTCCAGTTCCAGCCGCAGGGATTTCTGGTAGTCGCCATTTTGCTGGTGCAGCCTGAGTTCCTGCTGCAACCGGATGGGGTCATGGCTGTCTGCACTGCTGCCCGGATGTTCCCTCTCAAAGTGCACGTAGGCTTCCAGGTGGTCCAGGACAGCGTTGCGGGTGAGGCTGCGCACGTTCATCATCAGCCAGTGGGCCTGCCCTGCCAGCTGGGGGAAATGGTGCTGTTTGGCCAGTTCGATGGCCTCGTTCAGCACCTGCTCTGCGTAACGGTAGCGGGGGATGTTGATGGCCACCTTGGCGATGTTGAGGCGCTGCTGGATCTGGCCTTGCATGTTGCCAATTTGCTGGTACATCTGGATGTTCTCTTCGTAGCAGGGCAGGGCCAGCTGGGGGTGGCTGGTCCAGGTTTGCACACCCGCAATGCCGTTGAGGATCTCCACCCTTTGCTGCACATTTTCGTTGTTTGTTGGGACCAGCCTGAGGGCCATCTGAAACAAACGGAGCCCGTGGGCATAGCGTTTCACCGAGCACATCACATCGCCCAGCTCTTTTAGCACCCTGGCCTTCTCCAGGTCATTCAGGCGGGCCAGGTGGTCAAAGACCTGCAGAAAGTCCTCCACGGTGCTTTGCAACAGCAAGGTGGAGCACACATCCAGCAGGAGGGTCAGGTAACGGGAATCCTCATGGGAAAGCTGCTGGATCAGGGTCATCTGCCTGCTGCGGGCTTCCTGAAAGTCTCCCAGGTTCTGCAGGATTTCAATGGCTTTGAGCTGCAGCCGGACCGCATCTTCACTGCTTTCAGGAAGGTCTTGCAGGAGGTGCTGCACCACCTCCAAGGCTTCACTGGACCTGAGCAGCTGGTGCAGGAGGCTGGCCTTCAATTCCAGTCCAGGCAAACTCAGGTGTTCAGCTGTTTCAAGGCATTTCAGGGCTTCGGTGACGGCTCCGATGTCCAGCAGCAACTGGGCCTGGGCACAGGGATCCATGTTCAGGGGGGCAGGAAAAAGGAAACCATCTGGATCTGCAGACATCATGCTGCTTTTACTGTATCCAGTGGGAGGTCACCAAACTCTTACCTGTGCTGCATGGGGTTTTGTTTCAGCAAGAAGCGTGTTTTGTGGCCAGCAAAGCGTCATGGTCCCGCTGGATGCTGACCAGCAAGCCTGCAGAGATCTCCCAGTGCTGCTGGATCTTGATCGCCAGCAGCGGGGTGATGGGGGCTTCACCCTGCAGCACCTGCACCAGTTCGTTCAGGTCATGGTTCAGCGCCTGCGCCAGCCCTTCCACAGTTTCATCTCTGCACTCGCATTCAAAGTGCAGGATCAGACCGGGATGCATGGGTGGTTCGGCAGGTTGGGAGGTTGATTTCACCAGCAGTCACACCTTCTTGACAGGTTCAGGCCCATCGGGCCTGTTTGTGAGCAAGTATAAGCCAAGCTGTAGCCTGAATCACCAATTTGAAATTGTTACATTTCGATTACACCTTTATGAGAAGAGAAGGGCAGAATGTGCAGTTTGTGCGCAATGGAATCAGAGAGGGCTCAGAGAGGTTTGGTGTTGTACTGTACTGCTCTCCATGATATTATGTTAAAAACATAATTAGGAGCTTCCATGACCCATTTTCTCACCTTGCAAGATGAGACCACCGCTGGACAAAAAACCCCACTGGGCACCCTGGAATTTCTGGAAGAACGGATTCCGGCCAGGGAAATCCTGCGCAGGCGCATTTACGAAGAGGTGCTGGATTTCAACACCTGCAAATCCGCTGTGTTCTCCGGTCTGGTGCAACCCGCAGAAACCGAACACACCCTCAACGGTCCCCGCCAGAAAGCCCACAGAACCCTGGACTGGGAAAAACAATACCATCTGGCCCAGCAGGCTTTCGAGGCCTCTTTGCTGATCCTGCTGGTGAATGACCGCCAGATTGAAAGCCTGGACGAGACCATCCGCCTGACCCTTGATGAACCCACCGAGGTGACCTTTCTGAAACTCGTCCCGCTGGTGGGGGGGTGAACCGTTCTGAAGTGATCGCTGTACGCATTGAAAAGATCTTCTTCAACAACAGCCCAGCCCAGACACCTGAGGCCAAAAAAACTGTTGCTCTGCTGCAAAATTTTGTGTCCAGTGAAACTTTTCAGCCAGACCTGTTTCAGCACCTGCTGCAATTTTCTCTGCCTCAAATGTCCCTGCGAACATCTGAGCAACACAAGTGGCTTTCCCGGGCATTGGAATCACTGGCCACCCATCAGCAAAGCTTTCCTGCACCACAAGTCGCACGCATCTATTTGCTGAAATGGAGCAGTGATGCGCAAGGTCAAGCCAACCCTTCTCCGTTCATGGCTTTGCGCAAACTTGTAGAGCTTGATGAATCCAGAAGCATCGCCCTCAGCGATCTGCTCAATGAGTCCCTTCCCCATTTCCCGGAACCTTTGCAAGCATTTGGTGCAGAACTCAAAGAAGGAGCAGCACAGCTGAATGCCATTGCCGAGTCAAGTGCCAGCACCAACCCCACTGAACAGGCCCAGATGTGGATTCAAAAGCTCAGCACATATGAGAAATGGACTTTCAATTCTGGGTTTATTTACAGAGGGCAATCTTTGCTCCAACACGTTCAGCAACAAACCAGACAGGTCAGAGAGCAGGTGATGATGATGCTGCTTGATACAAATCAGGAACTTGTGGTCAGTCTGAAAGCTCTGCATCTTTTGCTGCAACAAGAAAAACCGCTGAATTCTCAGGTCACCCTTGCAGTGCTGGAATGGGCAGGAAAAAGGCATTCCCTGTGGTTCAATGATCCCCTTTTTGCTTTGATCAAAGCCTTGTGCAAAGCATCCTGGGAGAACAAAACCCTGCCTGAAACAACCAAAGCCATGCTCAGGCGCACTGCTGCCATGTACCCAGATTACGCCGCAACCAGAGAGGTCCTGAACTGGCTGAATGATGCCCTGCCAAATGCAGGAGAGATCTGGGCTGATCAGGCATTGAGTGATCTTCAAACCCTCCCAGCCAGTGAAACAGCAGCCTGGCGCAAAATTTTCGAGTACAGTCTGGAATTTTCAGGTTCAAAACCCAATGCCAAACTCCTGAAAAACCTGCAAGCCTGTGTGAACACCCTGTCTGACCCACTTCTGAACATCCTGTCCTGGCTTGAGAAAGCAACACAGGGACGAAGTTTTGCTCTGCTCACGGATCAACATTCTTCCATGAATCAGGCAGAAGACGGATTCAATTCCAGCTTGCTGCGAGGCATCATCTGGCTGACTCCTGGGGTTTCTCACCCGCAACTTCCCCGCTTGCTTGCCCAGCTCACCGAGTACAGCCTGAAAAAACTCCCTGGCGTGGGTCCAAGAAACCCCAAAATTGCCAATGCCTGCATTTATGCACTGGGCCAGCTGGACACCAGTGCAGCCCTGGCGCAACTGGCCCGCCTGAAAACCCGGGTCACCTTCAAATCCACCCTCAAAGAAATCGAGAAAGCCCTGGATGCCAAAGCCAGCAAACTGGGCATCAGCAAAGAAGACCTGGAAGAACTGGGCATCCCCACTTATGGCCTGGATGTGCAAGGGGAAAGGATGGAGCAACTCGGGGACCTGACTGCAAAAGTGCAGGTGAAGGGCCGCGAGGTGGAAATCAGTTACCAGAATGCTGCTGGCAAGGTGCTGAAAAGCCCTTCTGCTCAGGCCAAACAGGACTTTGCAGAGGAATTGAAGGAACTGAAAGCCCTGAGCAAAGACATCCCCCAGA is a window from the Deinococcus roseus genome containing:
- a CDS encoding LysR family transcriptional regulator, giving the protein MKLSQLRALIAIADSGSFSEAALELGMSQSSISEALSALETHLQSSLVERGRFGARLTPLGEQVVIHARSALAAIDSIEQEVSFSRGSIQGILKISTFRSIASQLIPPVMAQLKQQHPKLQLELLECIICEKEDLLRPIYDGTADLAFLPHCESSEFMSWEIMEDPYMVLVPDALVQGDRIHPADLLNQPLIVSKGGDCTNRIMQYLSDHQIAPTEVIKVHDDFTMYNMVAQNLGMCLSPRLAIDYVPRGATMLPLASPLHRYINLAVRQGGLRTPAVRHFIRELKNLLPDSKLPHLDLVPELPRETQF
- a CDS encoding DUF4132 domain-containing protein, whose translation is MNRSEVIAVRIEKIFFNNSPAQTPEAKKTVALLQNFVSSETFQPDLFQHLLQFSLPQMSLRTSEQHKWLSRALESLATHQQSFPAPQVARIYLLKWSSDAQGQANPSPFMALRKLVELDESRSIALSDLLNESLPHFPEPLQAFGAELKEGAAQLNAIAESSASTNPTEQAQMWIQKLSTYEKWTFNSGFIYRGQSLLQHVQQQTRQVREQVMMMLLDTNQELVVSLKALHLLLQQEKPLNSQVTLAVLEWAGKRHSLWFNDPLFALIKALCKASWENKTLPETTKAMLRRTAAMYPDYAATREVLNWLNDALPNAGEIWADQALSDLQTLPASETAAWRKIFEYSLEFSGSKPNAKLLKNLQACVNTLSDPLLNILSWLEKATQGRSFALLTDQHSSMNQAEDGFNSSLLRGIIWLTPGVSHPQLPRLLAQLTEYSLKKLPGVGPRNPKIANACIYALGQLDTSAALAQLARLKTRVTFKSTLKEIEKALDAKASKLGISKEDLEELGIPTYGLDVQGERMEQLGDLTAKVQVKGREVEISYQNAAGKVLKSPSAQAKQDFAEELKELKALSKDIPQMLTAVSDRLDGLYLKQKSWSFEVWQERYLQHPLVHLVARNLIWKFEHAGQVQSLMWQQDRFVGATGQVCSVPEDARVALWHPLDSDTKEVLLWRDFVLQQGITQPFKQAFREIYLLTAAEENTRVYSNRFAAHILKQHQFNALCGLRGWKNDLRLMVDDSYNPPLKKLPEWNLRAEFWVEGAGDEYGIDTNESGTFLYLATDQVRFYALNASENWAHAGGGGYTSGSYLHPMTAEPIPLSEIPALVFSETMRDVDLFVGVCSVGNDPNWTDQGAQQRHYTYWQGYSFGELSETAQTRKVLLEKLVPRLKIRNQATLEGRFLRVQGKLRAYKIHLGSGNILMEPDDQYLCIVPGSSVKEQVLLPFDGDRTLAIILSKAFMLAQDNKISDPTITRQIRR
- a CDS encoding tetratricopeptide repeat-containing diguanylate cyclase: MMSADPDGFLFPAPLNMDPCAQAQLLLDIGAVTEALKCLETAEHLSLPGLELKASLLHQLLRSSEALEVVQHLLQDLPESSEDAVRLQLKAIEILQNLGDFQEARSRQMTLIQQLSHEDSRYLTLLLDVCSTLLLQSTVEDFLQVFDHLARLNDLEKARVLKELGDVMCSVKRYAHGLRLFQMALRLVPTNNENVQQRVEILNGIAGVQTWTSHPQLALPCYEENIQMYQQIGNMQGQIQQRLNIAKVAINIPRYRYAEQVLNEAIELAKQHHFPQLAGQAHWLMMNVRSLTRNAVLDHLEAYVHFEREHPGSSADSHDPIRLQQELRLHQQNGDYQKSLRLELESAYRKLSALNEERQMLYERLERQAEEFERLANTDPLTGLPNRRLFFTQFEREYARVQRTCEHFSVVLMDIDHFKSVNDTYSHKTGDLVLKIVSEILRQDRRGSDLVARYGGEEFVMLLPGADTSGARMVCARIQKSLQDYPWNSIMPERSITMSFGVCSNTTLESIDQVLMQADEHLYQAKAAGRNCIVSEEMQHG
- a CDS encoding GntR family transcriptional regulator, with translation MLLDDQLFTVLLTAISEHRLPPGTRLPEETLSRIFKVSRERMRKVLLRLSETRCVQLTPNVGARVAAPTLKEVEDIFQARTLIECETAALACQNRTAAQLELLEKHLQQEAAARKAQHLPEQVRLTGLFHVRIAEMAANSMLVRFVTELVWHTALAVSMYELTGDTECTEMEHSDLLAAIKTRNAPEAVAIMREHLQHVQGSLTDRPRVFERVDLHSILSPLAVLSPQ
- the galT gene encoding galactose-1-phosphate uridylyltransferase; amino-acid sequence: MFKKTLTKPDGRTLWLYGSQDFQHAEAVSPSNEPVEANPHMRYHPLRQEWVLYASHRQNRTFMPPPEYNPLAPTRDPENPTELPQGSYDIAVFQNRFPSMALTSHNPPALDGILTEAANGTCEVVVFTQDANTLLSSLPVEHIELLLQVWADRTTELGNQENIQYVLPFENKGVEVGVTLHHPHGQIYAYPFIPPVQQKALDAARRYHQENNQNIGEALVQTELQEKGRLVHEGKHSISFIPPFARYPYETWVMPTVPAPYLSSLSAEARLDFAHTLKDTLYRLDHLFSGPMPYLMTIHQAPTDGQAHPEWPLRIEIYPALRAEKRLKFLAGTELGAGIFANDTLPEQTAEKLRQVQVNA
- the galK gene encoding galactokinase produces the protein MSFQEIFGHQPTLVRSAPGRVNLLGEHTDYNGGFVLPTAIPQETTVSISVSEDGLDHIYSADLQERQDLSRNGQPEGFAKYVQGSVRVLERKASIPPLNIHVSSNVPMGAGLSSSAALEVAVIRAINDLLDLGLNGVDIALLAQQAEHQFAGVMCGIMDQMASSVASTREMLLLDTLTLDRKLIPLPAGFEVLVLDSGAKRRLAESGYNTRRAECEKACEILGIASLRDAQLSDVDRLPDPLNKRARHVITENARVQEALTATAERFGELMNLSHASMRDDYEASHVQVDALVERLQAHQDVLGARITGAGWGGCCVALVKAGTAKQVAADVLQGFNAAGGEGRLVVPE
- a CDS encoding helix-turn-helix transcriptional regulator, yielding MKSTSQPAEPPMHPGLILHFECECRDETVEGLAQALNHDLNELVQVLQGEAPITPLLAIKIQQHWEISAGLLVSIQRDHDALLATKHASC